Proteins encoded together in one Campylobacter concisus window:
- the tgt gene encoding tRNA guanosine(34) transglycosylase Tgt, whose product MKFEVIKKDGNARRGVLTTAHSVIQTPVFMPVGTVGAVKSLDAFDMSEILDAKIILANTYHMYLRPGSKVVREFGGLHGFSKFDRSFLTDSGGFQAFSLRSNTKNDDGGIKFKSHIDGSTHYFTPRSVLDTQYDLGSDIMMILDDLVALPAEPKRIDLSIKRTIKWAKEAIDYHKFMQSKGVGLEQNIFGIVQGGTDYEARKFCAEALNQMPFDGLAIGGLSVGESNEAMYDTVEAVMPFMDELRPRYLMGVGTPEDLVENVERGVDMFDCVMPTRNARNGTLFTSFGKINIKSARFINDHSPIDKECQCYTCKRYSRGYLNHLFKARELTFFRLASLHNLHYYLNLMKEMREAIEAGEFAKFKRNFYAKRSADEL is encoded by the coding sequence ATGAAATTTGAAGTTATAAAAAAAGATGGCAACGCAAGGCGCGGCGTCCTAACAACCGCTCACAGCGTGATACAAACGCCAGTTTTCATGCCAGTTGGCACGGTTGGCGCAGTTAAAAGCTTAGATGCCTTTGATATGAGTGAAATTTTAGACGCAAAGATAATTTTAGCAAACACCTACCACATGTATCTGCGCCCTGGCAGCAAGGTCGTGCGTGAGTTTGGCGGACTTCATGGATTTTCTAAATTTGATCGCTCATTTTTGACTGATAGCGGCGGATTTCAGGCATTTTCGCTTAGGTCAAACACCAAAAACGACGATGGCGGGATAAAATTTAAAAGCCACATCGACGGCAGCACGCACTACTTCACGCCAAGATCCGTCCTTGACACACAGTATGACCTAGGCAGCGACATCATGATGATACTTGATGATCTGGTCGCCTTGCCTGCTGAGCCAAAAAGGATAGATCTAAGCATAAAACGAACGATAAAATGGGCAAAAGAGGCGATTGATTATCACAAATTTATGCAAAGCAAGGGCGTTGGCTTAGAGCAAAATATCTTTGGTATCGTTCAAGGTGGCACCGACTATGAGGCACGTAAATTTTGCGCTGAAGCCTTAAATCAGATGCCATTTGACGGCCTTGCCATAGGAGGTCTAAGCGTTGGCGAGAGCAACGAGGCGATGTATGACACCGTTGAGGCGGTTATGCCATTTATGGATGAGCTAAGGCCTCGCTATCTAATGGGCGTTGGCACACCAGAAGATTTGGTCGAAAACGTCGAGCGAGGGGTTGATATGTTTGACTGCGTTATGCCAACAAGAAACGCAAGAAACGGCACGCTTTTTACTAGCTTTGGCAAGATAAATATAAAATCAGCCCGCTTCATAAACGACCACTCACCGATCGACAAAGAGTGCCAGTGCTACACCTGCAAGCGCTACTCCAGAGGCTATCTAAACCACCTTTTTAAGGCTAGAGAGCTCACATTTTTTAGACTAGCAAGCCTTCACAACCTGCACTACTATCTAAATTTAATGAAAGAGATGAGAGAGGCGATAGAGGCTGGCGAATTTGCCAAATTTAAGCGAAATTTCTACGCAAAAAGGAGCGCAGATGAGCTATAA
- a CDS encoding MlaE family ABC transporter permease, with protein sequence MQKRNDIVFTEANGTATIKFAGEFSYKDAKNLQSIFKKIQKLKGNVKFDFSELKSIDYAVLILLKNTLNGKKFEIITNDEKIKAMSDLLNDEKIDFNYMPPHNSLNFFSRLGEKICEGFVNLLEFGSFLGEFLIKSVRILFNPANLRFREFSNYIKDGGVNAVFIVSLTAFLIGVVLAYLGSAMLASFGASIFIVEIMGMLTLREVAPLIAAIVVAGRSASSFTAQIGAMKLTEEIDAMKTMGFEPFNFLVLPRIIAMVLCVPVIIFIADSISILGQMIICQTILDISFSDYLNRFREMVELRHFAVGMIKAPFFGAVIAIIGCMRGFGVSQNAQSLGAMTTVSVVNAIFWVIALDAFFAIIFMWLKI encoded by the coding sequence TTGCAAAAGAGAAATGATATCGTTTTTACCGAAGCAAACGGCACTGCGACCATAAAATTTGCAGGTGAGTTTAGCTACAAAGACGCAAAAAATTTACAAAGCATTTTTAAAAAAATCCAAAAGCTTAAAGGCAATGTTAAATTTGACTTTAGCGAGCTAAAGAGCATTGATTACGCTGTTTTGATCCTTTTAAAAAACACGCTAAATGGCAAGAAATTTGAGATCATCACAAATGATGAGAAGATAAAGGCGATGAGTGATCTTTTAAATGACGAGAAGATCGACTTTAACTATATGCCACCGCACAATAGCCTAAATTTTTTCTCGCGCCTTGGTGAGAAAATTTGCGAGGGATTTGTAAATTTGCTTGAGTTTGGCTCGTTTTTGGGCGAGTTTTTGATAAAGAGTGTGAGGATTTTATTTAATCCTGCAAATTTAAGATTTAGAGAATTTAGCAACTACATAAAAGATGGTGGCGTAAATGCTGTTTTCATCGTATCGCTCACCGCTTTTTTGATAGGCGTCGTGCTTGCTTATCTTGGCAGTGCGATGCTTGCAAGCTTTGGGGCAAGTATATTTATAGTTGAGATCATGGGTATGCTAACGCTTAGAGAGGTGGCCCCACTAATCGCTGCTATCGTCGTGGCAGGCAGGTCGGCCTCTAGCTTTACCGCGCAAATTGGCGCTATGAAGCTAACTGAGGAGATAGACGCGATGAAGACGATGGGCTTTGAGCCATTTAACTTCTTGGTCTTGCCTCGCATCATCGCCATGGTGCTTTGCGTGCCTGTCATCATCTTTATAGCTGATAGCATAAGCATTTTAGGGCAGATGATCATTTGCCAAACTATTCTTGATATCAGCTTTAGCGACTATCTTAATAGATTTCGCGAGATGGTCGAGCTTAGGCACTTTGCTGTTGGTATGATAAAGGCTCCGTTTTTTGGCGCGGTGATAGCGATCATTGGCTGCATGAGGGGATTTGGCGTTAGTCAAAACGCCCAAAGCCTTGGAGCGATGACAACAGTTAGCGTTGTAAATGCGATATTTTGGGTCATTGCGCTTGATGCATTTTTCGCGATAATTTTTATGTGGCTAAAGATATGA
- a CDS encoding ABC transporter ATP-binding protein: MNEIIVGKNITTSYGDKIMHDNVSWSVKEAEIYGFLGGSGAGKTTLMKTMIYLKKPSKGDIFFDGVNMWKSSQAEQQEIKLKSGTMFQFGALYSSMTILDNVGVLLHEYSKFNKRQIDEIAMFWIQKVGLKKEVSMLYPSELSGGMKKRAALARALVLSPRVLFLDEPNSGLDPVSSRQMDALIKELRDSIGVTVVMVTHDADSIFDILDRFLIIDNKKIAFEGDIKELEHLENNPLEELFKMRKK, encoded by the coding sequence ATGAACGAGATAATAGTTGGAAAAAACATAACGACAAGTTATGGCGATAAGATAATGCACGATAATGTGAGCTGGAGCGTCAAAGAGGCTGAAATTTACGGCTTTTTAGGCGGCAGTGGCGCTGGTAAAACGACGCTTATGAAGACGATGATATATCTAAAAAAGCCAAGTAAGGGCGATATATTTTTTGATGGCGTCAATATGTGGAAAAGTAGTCAAGCAGAGCAGCAAGAGATAAAGCTAAAAAGTGGGACGATGTTTCAGTTTGGAGCGCTTTATAGCTCGATGACTATCCTTGATAACGTGGGCGTTTTGCTTCATGAATACTCTAAATTTAACAAGCGCCAGATCGATGAGATAGCGATGTTTTGGATACAAAAGGTGGGGCTTAAAAAAGAGGTTTCAATGCTCTATCCAAGCGAGCTAAGTGGCGGTATGAAAAAAAGAGCCGCGCTTGCAAGAGCCTTGGTGCTAAGTCCAAGAGTGCTATTTTTGGACGAGCCAAATAGCGGTCTTGATCCAGTTAGCTCGCGGCAGATGGACGCGCTCATAAAAGAGCTTCGTGATAGCATCGGCGTAACTGTCGTCATGGTGACGCATGATGCGGATAGTATTTTTGATATTTTGGATAGATTTTTGATAATAGATAACAAAAAGATAGCCTTTGAGGGAGATATAAAAGAGCTTGAGCATCTTGAAAACAACCCGCTTGAAGAGCTATTTAAAATGAGGAAAAAGTAG
- a CDS encoding MlaD family protein, with amino-acid sequence MENRNSYTIVGMFFIACLTAFAIFIWWMTSKNNTKVDFKEYYIHTSELPSGLKVDSTVKFIGVPAGSVSDINFVDDKNALINITMKIREDLPIKADSVASIEVQAISGVASINISRGTKDFKPGDKPILKLEESLLSKLGNNAENITLKINQTLDKVDGFFSAENISHIESILRNIDKFTQVLTDENGLSEVDSIVKNVKNFTDSLNKTDTKELAKNLNTLIASANSVFKSANSAVTGYSSLQDIITQKVKNGEYDLRNTVSPLLREASEFLNGFDKTLREFRGALQRLEDNPYEFFFTNPVPNDKGDKK; translated from the coding sequence ATGGAAAATAGAAATTCTTATACCATTGTTGGCATGTTTTTCATAGCCTGCCTTACAGCATTTGCCATATTTATCTGGTGGATGACTAGCAAAAATAACACAAAGGTTGATTTTAAAGAGTATTACATCCACACAAGCGAGCTGCCAAGCGGACTGAAGGTTGATTCTACGGTTAAATTTATCGGCGTGCCAGCTGGAAGCGTTAGCGATATAAATTTTGTCGATGACAAAAACGCTCTTATAAACATCACGATGAAGATAAGAGAGGACCTGCCTATCAAGGCTGATAGTGTGGCTAGCATCGAAGTTCAGGCTATTAGCGGTGTGGCTAGTATAAATATAAGCCGAGGCACGAAGGATTTTAAACCAGGCGATAAGCCTATTTTAAAGCTTGAAGAGAGCCTTCTTTCAAAGCTTGGAAACAACGCTGAGAACATCACTTTAAAGATAAATCAAACCCTTGATAAAGTTGATGGCTTTTTCTCGGCTGAAAATATCTCTCATATCGAATCAATCCTAAGAAATATCGATAAATTTACTCAGGTTTTAACCGATGAAAATGGCTTAAGCGAGGTTGATAGCATCGTTAAAAATGTAAAAAATTTCACTGATAGCCTAAATAAAACCGACACAAAAGAGCTTGCTAAAAATTTAAACACGCTAATCGCAAGTGCAAATTCAGTTTTCAAATCAGCAAATTCGGCTGTCACTGGATATAGCTCGCTTCAAGATATCATCACTCAAAAGGTAAAAAACGGCGAGTATGACCTTAGAAACACGGTCTCTCCGCTTCTTAGAGAAGCTAGCGAGTTTTTAAATGGATTTGACAAGACGCTACGTGAGTTTAGAGGTGCGCTTCAAAGGCTTGAGGACAATCCTTACGAGTTTTTCTTCACAAATCCAGTGCCAAATGACAAAGGAGATAAAAAATGA
- a CDS encoding ABC-type transport auxiliary lipoprotein family protein: MRNLIFLAAAFLFFGCSLKTDVPMATMYEIHYSNKECSAENKQKELKNVFIENVSALDMVDTRKILIVAENNKIRYLTDAKFVSEPSEMIYKSLVKGLYSNCAAKPIFSPNAKDLRLKVSIISLQIRGDKAEVSLAYELFNANTSLKSGMITKEIFCPDPSSSTIFETINKAANSAIDTLISEIIY, translated from the coding sequence ATGAGAAATTTAATCTTTCTAGCGGCTGCATTTTTATTTTTTGGCTGCTCGCTAAAGACTGACGTGCCAATGGCAACTATGTATGAAATTCACTACTCAAACAAAGAGTGCTCAGCTGAAAACAAGCAAAAAGAGCTAAAAAATGTCTTCATAGAAAACGTAAGCGCCCTTGATATGGTCGATACCAGAAAAATTTTAATCGTCGCTGAAAACAACAAGATAAGATATTTGACAGACGCTAAATTTGTCTCTGAACCAAGCGAGATGATCTATAAGTCGCTTGTAAAAGGGCTTTACTCAAACTGCGCTGCAAAGCCGATATTTTCGCCAAATGCAAAAGATCTTAGGCTAAAAGTTAGCATCATCTCACTTCAAATAAGAGGCGATAAGGCCGAAGTTTCGCTAGCGTATGAGCTATTTAACGCAAATACCTCGCTAAAATCAGGCATGATAACAAAAGAAATTTTCTGCCCAGATCCAAGCTCAAGCACCATTTTTGAGACGATAAACAAGGCTGCAAATTCAGCTATCGATACTTTGATCTCTGAAATAATCTACTAA
- a CDS encoding COG3400 family protein, with protein MKKILIIAGGAFARNFLDRLLGAKSNLHHYIVVSNEDHSQKANYENFTFYQFDPTSLSKLKSISDGYFSQFCIVSENKNEAVAVYENLRQISTKTETIFMNSWELDEKCKETFASDKHLSVVDIRDIAASRLMDYLPDMPVYADNIGFSEGEIMEVKVPIGSSYMYRHVSSIAQKRWRIALIYRGAEIILPKPNTMIQPSDILLIVGDPNVLQNVYRSIKRESGQFPSPFGSNIYTLIDMRSMSKERVSKLIKDSLYVHSKLNNKRLIFRVINPTLGENLETLKAIKEKNILVLMDYFNSDNKSIKDDVLKHDIGLIISDDRYFFKFQKLFYELKIPVLKTGKILLSNIKEGVILGDQSQEVENQSAVITDCCAQLDLEMRFYYFDNKHSDDEALKEHFESISTLFSKRIKIENHSLKNPLVKLKGTNDLLHFVMFTKNVANGSAFAFLSTNLNRLYKKLSQNAQLFVPVSE; from the coding sequence ATGAAGAAAATTTTAATAATCGCTGGTGGAGCTTTTGCAAGAAATTTTTTAGATAGACTTCTTGGAGCAAAGTCAAATTTACACCACTACATCGTTGTTTCAAACGAAGATCACAGCCAAAAGGCAAATTACGAAAATTTCACATTTTATCAGTTTGACCCAACGAGCCTTTCAAAGCTAAAGAGCATAAGTGATGGCTATTTTAGCCAGTTTTGTATCGTAAGTGAGAACAAAAATGAAGCGGTTGCAGTTTATGAAAATTTAAGACAGATCAGCACAAAGACTGAGACCATTTTTATGAACTCGTGGGAGCTAGACGAAAAGTGCAAGGAGACTTTTGCAAGCGATAAGCACCTAAGCGTGGTTGATATAAGAGATATCGCAGCTTCAAGGCTCATGGACTATCTGCCAGATATGCCTGTGTATGCTGATAATATCGGCTTTAGCGAGGGCGAGATCATGGAGGTTAAGGTGCCTATTGGTAGCTCATATATGTATCGTCATGTAAGCTCGATCGCTCAAAAAAGATGGCGGATAGCGCTTATTTACAGGGGCGCTGAGATCATCTTGCCAAAGCCAAATACAATGATCCAGCCAAGCGATATCTTGCTAATCGTTGGCGATCCAAACGTGCTTCAAAACGTTTATCGCTCGATAAAACGCGAAAGTGGGCAGTTTCCAAGTCCATTTGGCAGCAACATCTACACGCTAATCGATATGAGATCAATGAGCAAAGAGCGCGTTAGCAAGCTCATAAAAGATAGCTTATATGTGCATTCAAAGCTAAATAACAAACGCCTTATTTTTAGAGTGATAAATCCGACTTTAGGCGAAAATTTAGAGACGCTAAAGGCGATAAAAGAGAAAAATATCCTTGTTTTGATGGATTATTTTAATAGCGACAATAAATCGATAAAAGATGACGTTTTAAAACACGATATCGGACTAATCATAAGCGACGATAGATACTTTTTTAAATTTCAAAAGCTATTTTATGAGCTTAAAATTCCAGTGCTAAAAACAGGTAAAATTTTGCTCTCAAATATAAAAGAGGGCGTGATACTGGGCGATCAAAGCCAAGAGGTAGAAAATCAATCAGCTGTCATTACAGACTGCTGCGCGCAGCTTGATTTGGAGATGAGATTTTACTATTTTGATAACAAGCATAGCGACGATGAGGCACTAAAAGAGCACTTTGAGAGCATTAGCACGCTCTTTTCAAAGCGCATAAAGATAGAAAATCACAGCCTCAAAAACCCGCTTGTAAAGCTAAAAGGCACAAATGATCTGCTTCATTTTGTGATGTTTACTAAAAACGTGGCAAATGGCAGCGCTTTTGCCTTTTTATCGACAAATTTAAATAGACTTTATAAAAAACTAAGCCAAAACGCACAGCTTTTTGTGCCAGTAAGTGAGTAG
- the aroB gene encoding 3-dehydroquinate synthase — protein MQINLNLKEKASSYKIYINELERLELKGKVGIVTNAKVAGLHLEKLLSVLKCDEKFIISIPDGEEYKNLETIEQILEQLFVSKFDRSSTLIALGGGVISDMTGFAASIYERGISFINIPTTLLAQVDASVGGKTGVNNKFGKNLIGSFYQPKAVFCEINFLKTLPKREFAAGVAEALKMAITFDKEMFDWLKSVNLDDENLAKLVEKSINLKARVVEQDEKEKGLRAILNYGHTFAHVIENETNYKEFLHGEAVAIGMNMANRLSVRLGLMSEAQAEEIKQVLVKFDLPVSYKIENEYAFYEAFFMDKKTKGDKINFIIADKIGSAFIKNDVKKEDVLETLREFK, from the coding sequence ATGCAGATAAATTTAAACCTTAAGGAAAAGGCGTCAAGCTATAAAATTTATATAAACGAGCTTGAGAGATTAGAACTAAAGGGCAAGGTTGGCATCGTCACAAATGCCAAAGTGGCTGGGCTTCACCTTGAAAAGCTACTTAGCGTTTTAAAGTGCGATGAGAAATTTATCATAAGCATACCAGACGGCGAGGAGTATAAAAATCTTGAGACGATAGAGCAAATTTTAGAGCAGCTTTTTGTTAGTAAATTTGACCGCTCATCTACGCTCATAGCTCTTGGCGGTGGCGTCATCAGCGATATGACTGGCTTTGCGGCAAGCATATATGAAAGAGGGATAAGCTTTATTAATATCCCAACCACGCTTTTGGCGCAGGTTGATGCTAGTGTGGGCGGAAAAACTGGGGTAAATAACAAATTTGGTAAAAACTTAATAGGCTCATTTTATCAGCCAAAGGCAGTTTTTTGCGAGATAAATTTCTTAAAAACATTGCCAAAGAGAGAATTTGCAGCTGGTGTGGCAGAGGCTTTAAAGATGGCGATAACCTTTGATAAAGAGATGTTTGACTGGCTAAAGAGCGTAAATTTAGATGATGAAAACTTGGCTAAGCTAGTTGAGAAGTCGATAAATTTAAAGGCTAGGGTGGTCGAGCAAGATGAAAAAGAAAAAGGGCTAAGAGCCATCCTAAACTACGGTCATACATTCGCTCACGTCATCGAAAACGAGACAAACTACAAAGAATTTTTGCACGGCGAAGCGGTGGCGATAGGTATGAATATGGCAAATCGCCTAAGCGTTAGACTGGGTCTCATGAGCGAGGCGCAGGCAGAGGAGATCAAGCAGGTATTAGTGAAATTTGATCTACCTGTAAGCTATAAAATAGAAAATGAATATGCATTTTACGAGGCGTTTTTTATGGATAAAAAGACAAAAGGTGATAAGATAAATTTCATCATCGCAGATAAAATCGGTAGTGCGTTCATCAAAAATGACGTCAAAAAAGAGGACGTTTTAGAAACTTTGAGAGAATTTAAATGA
- a CDS encoding mechanosensitive ion channel domain-containing protein, with amino-acid sequence MKKIIVFLVFCFALYAEENATLEQNVSQNLQNSELIKEISNLDNSLKNNIWITRYANYNTYQKLLDELEQNENELKKLDKGSKRGGDLIKRSQTLKEQINLLKEYEKTPFSNMLAAPEMETPPRINSPVALVSGFSYIKKIRSDKIEYQRHIKELDSLLEKLEAKENLLNRLNLIDDSEQNRASLNLAKQEIGDFKAAKQIADTTYSVYEKRADEAVNMTTSDIKAQFLSMGYTAIVILLTIGLTFIAKFIVKRTITDNERFYTVNKFLNVLNITVIIIILLFSYIENVTYLVTVLGFASAGIAIAMKDMFMSMLGWMVIMFGGTIHVGDRVRVYHDGSEFVGDVIDISLLRLTVFEDVSYSTYKTNRRAGRIIFVPNNYIFTDLIANYSHYGMKTVWDGIDVVISFDSNHKKAAYLAKNIVKKYSKGYTDIAKRQMNKLRSQYSIKNPNVEPRIYTFFEPYGINISCWYMSNSYATLALRSTISAEIIEAFLAHDDIKIAYPTQTMFIGKKETPSDHVAHAEQEGENI; translated from the coding sequence ATGAAAAAGATCATAGTTTTTTTAGTTTTTTGCTTTGCGCTTTACGCTGAAGAAAACGCTACACTTGAGCAAAATGTCTCACAAAATTTACAAAATAGCGAGCTTATAAAAGAAATTTCAAACCTAGACAACTCCCTAAAAAACAACATCTGGATCACAAGATACGCCAACTACAACACCTATCAAAAGCTTCTTGATGAGTTAGAGCAAAATGAAAATGAGCTTAAAAAGCTTGATAAAGGCTCAAAAAGAGGTGGCGATCTCATTAAGAGAAGTCAAACTCTAAAAGAGCAGATAAATTTGCTAAAAGAGTATGAGAAAACGCCATTTTCAAATATGCTAGCAGCCCCAGAAATGGAGACACCACCTAGGATAAATAGCCCAGTGGCGCTGGTGTCTGGCTTTTCATATATCAAAAAGATAAGAAGCGACAAGATCGAGTACCAAAGGCACATCAAAGAGCTTGACTCCTTGCTTGAGAAGCTTGAAGCAAAAGAGAATTTGTTAAATAGGCTAAATTTGATAGATGACAGCGAGCAAAATAGAGCAAGTCTAAACCTTGCAAAACAAGAGATAGGCGACTTCAAAGCGGCAAAACAGATCGCTGATACCACTTATAGCGTCTATGAAAAAAGGGCAGATGAAGCGGTAAATATGACGACCTCTGACATCAAGGCTCAGTTTTTAAGCATGGGCTACACAGCCATCGTCATCCTTTTAACGATCGGACTAACATTTATCGCTAAATTTATCGTTAAAAGAACGATCACGGATAACGAGAGATTTTACACGGTCAATAAATTTCTAAACGTGCTAAACATCACCGTTATCATCATAATCCTGCTCTTTTCATACATCGAAAACGTCACATATCTAGTAACCGTGCTAGGTTTTGCCTCAGCTGGTATCGCCATCGCGATGAAGGATATGTTTATGAGTATGCTTGGCTGGATGGTTATCATGTTTGGTGGCACGATCCACGTGGGCGACCGCGTCAGGGTCTATCATGACGGTAGCGAATTTGTGGGCGATGTGATAGATATTTCGCTGCTTCGCCTAACCGTCTTTGAAGACGTTAGCTACTCAACTTATAAGACAAACCGCCGTGCAGGTAGGATCATCTTTGTGCCAAATAACTACATCTTTACAGACCTCATCGCAAACTACTCGCACTACGGCATGAAGACCGTTTGGGACGGCATAGATGTCGTGATAAGCTTTGATAGTAATCACAAAAAGGCCGCCTATCTAGCAAAAAATATAGTAAAAAAATATTCAAAAGGCTACACTGACATCGCAAAACGTCAGATGAACAAGCTAAGAAGCCAGTACAGCATCAAAAATCCAAATGTAGAGCCAAGAATTTATACATTTTTTGAGCCATATGGCATAAATATCTCATGCTGGTATATGTCCAACTCATACGCCACGCTTGCTCTAAGAAGCACAATAAGTGCTGAGATCATAGAGGCATTTTTGGCTCACGATGATATAAAGATAGCTTACCCAACGCAAACTATGTTTATAGGCAAGAAAGAAACGCCAAGCGATCATGTAGCTCACGCTGAGCAAGAGGGCGAAAATATCTAA
- the mtaB gene encoding tRNA (N(6)-L-threonylcarbamoyladenosine(37)-C(2))-methylthiotransferase MtaB, with product MQKIFFKTFGCRTNIYDTELLKSYIKDYEITNDEEVADIVVINSCTVTNSADSGVRNYINGVKRRGAKVILTGCGAVSKGKELFASGIYGVLGASKKSDLNELLKQEKPFFELGNLNSVDKNIVTNYENHTKAFIKIQEGCNFNCSYCIIPSVRGRARSMDEAMILKEARILAQNGYNELVLTGTNIGSYGKDTNSSLGKLLANLGKISGIRRIRLGSIEPSQIDESFREILKEEWLERHLHIALQHTSEAMLKIMRRRNNAFSDLELFNELSSLGFALGTDYIVGHPGESEEIWAEAVENFKKFPITHLHAFVYSPRRDTHSATLKSDVSGDVAKARLKVLQGIAFKNNENFRKKHNGALKILVEQKNGDFYEGFDQFYNKAKISSQKDITKEWLEVSEYEIKPDANYAKI from the coding sequence ATGCAAAAGATATTTTTTAAGACATTTGGATGCCGCACAAACATCTATGATACCGAGCTTTTAAAGAGCTACATCAAAGACTACGAGATCACAAACGACGAAGAGGTCGCTGATATCGTCGTGATAAACTCATGCACCGTGACAAACTCGGCTGATAGTGGCGTTAGAAACTATATAAACGGCGTAAAAAGGCGAGGCGCAAAGGTCATACTAACAGGATGTGGCGCAGTTAGCAAGGGCAAGGAGCTGTTTGCAAGCGGAATTTACGGAGTGCTGGGAGCTAGCAAAAAGAGTGATCTAAACGAGCTTTTAAAACAAGAAAAGCCATTTTTTGAGCTTGGAAATTTAAACTCAGTCGATAAAAACATCGTCACAAACTACGAAAATCACACAAAGGCATTTATAAAAATTCAAGAGGGCTGCAACTTTAACTGTAGCTACTGCATCATCCCATCAGTGCGCGGTAGAGCTAGGAGCATGGACGAGGCGATGATCTTAAAAGAAGCTAGAATTTTAGCTCAAAATGGCTATAATGAGCTCGTACTAACTGGCACAAATATAGGCAGTTACGGCAAGGATACAAATAGCTCTCTTGGCAAACTGCTAGCAAATTTAGGTAAAATTTCAGGCATCAGACGCATAAGACTTGGTAGTATCGAGCCAAGCCAGATAGATGAGAGCTTTAGGGAAATTTTAAAAGAGGAGTGGCTGGAGCGTCATCTTCACATCGCACTTCAGCACACGAGCGAGGCGATGCTAAAGATCATGCGCAGGCGAAACAACGCATTTAGTGACTTAGAGCTTTTTAATGAACTAAGCTCACTTGGCTTTGCTTTGGGGACTGACTATATCGTGGGTCATCCAGGGGAAAGTGAGGAAATTTGGGCAGAAGCGGTGGAAAATTTCAAGAAATTTCCTATCACACATCTGCACGCTTTTGTCTATTCGCCTAGGCGTGATACGCACTCAGCGACGCTAAAGAGCGACGTAAGCGGCGACGTGGCAAAGGCAAGGCTGAAAGTTTTACAAGGCATTGCTTTTAAAAACAATGAAAATTTTAGAAAAAAACATAACGGGGCTTTAAAAATTTTAGTCGAGCAAAAAAATGGCGACTTTTACGAGGGCTTTGATCAGTTTTACAACAAAGCTAAAATTTCTAGTCAAAAAGACATAACAAAAGAGTGGTTGGAGGTAAGCGAATATGAAATTAAGCCAGATGCCAATTATGCAAAAATTTAA